From Streptomyces fungicidicus, one genomic window encodes:
- a CDS encoding lipase maturation factor family protein encodes MEWFTASDYWLSRLVFQRALAALYLVAFLTAALQFRALIGERGMLPVPRFVERVPFRSSPSLFQWHYSDRFFAGCAWTGCAVSAALAAGVDSLLPLWGGMLLWLVPWALYLSVVNVGQTWYAFGWESLLLEVGFLAVFLGNDEVAPPVVVLFLLRWILFRVEFGAGLIKLRGDECWRKLTCLDHHHETQPMPGPLSWFFHHLPKPLHRVEVAANHVTQLVVPFLLFAPQPVATAAAALMIVTQLWLVLSGNFAWLNWITIVLALPVVVFPAEPPAVPGAPLWYVVVVLAVCAVLLGLSHRPVRNMVSRRQVMNRSFDPLHLVNTYGAFGSVSRIRYEVVVEGTADESPRKDSDWREYEFKGKPGDPRRWPRQFAPYHLRLDWLMWFAALSPAYAGPWFGALVERLLENDRDTLRLLRRSPFPPDAPPRHIRARLFRYRYTTWRELRETGACWERTYVREFLPPTRLTGAARRP; translated from the coding sequence GTGGAGTGGTTCACCGCGTCCGACTACTGGCTGAGCCGGTTGGTCTTCCAGCGGGCGCTGGCCGCGCTGTACCTGGTCGCGTTCCTGACGGCGGCGCTGCAGTTCCGGGCGCTGATCGGGGAGCGCGGGATGCTGCCGGTGCCGCGTTTCGTGGAGCGGGTGCCGTTCCGCAGTTCGCCGAGCCTGTTCCAGTGGCACTACTCGGACCGGTTCTTCGCCGGCTGCGCCTGGACGGGCTGCGCGGTGTCGGCGGCGCTGGCCGCGGGGGTGGACTCACTGCTTCCGCTGTGGGGCGGGATGCTGCTGTGGCTGGTGCCGTGGGCGCTGTACCTGTCGGTCGTCAACGTCGGGCAGACCTGGTACGCGTTCGGCTGGGAGTCGCTGCTCCTCGAGGTCGGCTTCCTCGCGGTGTTCCTCGGCAACGACGAGGTGGCGCCGCCGGTCGTGGTGCTGTTCCTGCTGCGGTGGATCCTGTTCCGGGTGGAGTTCGGGGCGGGGCTGATCAAGCTGCGGGGCGACGAGTGCTGGCGGAAGCTGACCTGTCTGGACCACCATCACGAGACGCAGCCGATGCCGGGGCCGCTGAGCTGGTTCTTCCACCACCTGCCGAAGCCGCTGCACCGGGTCGAGGTGGCCGCGAACCATGTCACCCAGCTCGTGGTGCCGTTCCTGCTGTTCGCCCCGCAGCCGGTCGCGACGGCCGCGGCCGCGCTGATGATCGTGACCCAGTTGTGGCTGGTGCTGTCCGGGAACTTCGCGTGGCTGAACTGGATCACGATCGTGCTGGCCCTGCCGGTGGTGGTGTTCCCCGCCGAACCGCCAGCGGTGCCCGGCGCGCCGCTGTGGTACGTGGTCGTCGTCCTCGCGGTGTGCGCGGTGCTGCTCGGCCTCAGCCATCGGCCGGTGCGCAACATGGTCTCCCGCCGCCAGGTGATGAACCGCTCCTTCGACCCGCTGCACCTGGTCAACACGTACGGGGCGTTCGGCAGCGTCAGCCGGATCCGCTACGAGGTGGTCGTCGAGGGCACGGCGGACGAGTCGCCCCGGAAGGACTCCGACTGGCGGGAGTACGAGTTCAAGGGCAAGCCGGGTGATCCGCGGCGCTGGCCGCGCCAGTTCGCGCCGTACCATCTGCGGCTCGACTGGCTGATGTGGTTCGCCGCGCTGTCGCCCGCGTACGCCGGTCCGTGGTTCGGCGCGCTGGTGGAGCGGCTGCTGGAGAACGACCGGGACACGCTGAGGCTGCTGCGCCGCTCCCCCTTCCCGCCGGACGCGCCGCCCCGGCACATCCGCGCCCGTCTCTTCCGCTACCGGTACACGACCTGGCGGGAGCTGCGGGAGACGGGCGCGTGCTGGGAGCGGACGTATGTGCGGGAGTTCCTGCCGCCCACGCGGCTGACGGGGGCGGCTCGGCGGCCGTAG